A genomic segment from Nitratiruptor sp. YY08-10 encodes:
- a CDS encoding ribose-phosphate pyrophosphokinase gives MRGYKVFSGTAHPDFAAEMVQYLGVPMSQATVSRFSDGEINVQIQESVRGRDVFIVQPTGAPANDNLMELLIMTDALRRSSAASITAVMPYFGYARQDRKAAPRVPITAKLVANMLEKAGITRVITMDLHAGQIQGFFDIPVDNLYGSIIFKEYVKSKNLPNPVVASPDIGGVARARYFAQKLGYDMVIVDKRREKANESEVMNIIGNVEGKDIIIVDDMIDTAGTIVKAAAALKAKGANSVMACCTHPVLSGPAYERIENGELDELVVTNTLPLKKESEKIKVLSVANLFGEVIRRVYYNESVNSLFR, from the coding sequence ATGAGAGGCTATAAAGTTTTCAGTGGTACCGCACATCCCGATTTTGCAGCTGAGATGGTTCAGTATCTTGGTGTTCCAATGTCACAGGCGACTGTGAGTCGGTTTAGCGATGGAGAGATCAATGTTCAAATTCAAGAATCAGTCCGTGGGCGAGATGTTTTTATCGTCCAGCCAACAGGAGCTCCTGCAAACGACAACTTGATGGAGCTTCTTATCATGACTGATGCGCTTCGTCGATCATCGGCTGCTTCCATTACTGCTGTGATGCCCTATTTTGGATATGCAAGACAAGATAGAAAGGCGGCTCCAAGAGTTCCAATCACTGCGAAACTGGTGGCAAATATGCTTGAAAAAGCCGGTATCACAAGAGTGATTACGATGGATCTGCATGCAGGGCAGATTCAGGGGTTTTTCGATATTCCCGTGGACAACCTCTACGGTTCTATCATTTTCAAAGAGTATGTCAAAAGTAAAAATTTGCCAAATCCCGTTGTGGCAAGCCCTGATATCGGTGGCGTTGCAAGGGCCAGATATTTTGCCCAAAAACTGGGATACGATATGGTTATCGTGGATAAGCGAAGAGAAAAAGCGAATGAATCGGAAGTGATGAACATCATCGGTAACGTAGAAGGAAAAGATATCATCATCGTCGATGATATGATCGATACTGCTGGAACCATCGTCAAAGCGGCTGCTGCTCTCAAAGCAAAAGGGGCAAATTCCGTTATGGCTTGCTGTACCCACCCGGTGCTGAGCGGACCGGCGTATGAGCGAATAGAAAACGGTGAATTGGATGAGCTTGTAGTCACCAATACCCTCCCTCTCAAAAAAGAGAGTGAAAAAATCAAAGTGCTTTCTGTGGCAAATCTCTTTGGGGAAGTGATCCGAAGAGTGTACTACAATGAAAGTGTCAACAGCCTCTTTCGGTAA
- the lepA gene encoding translation elongation factor 4, producing MENIRNFSIIAHIDHGKSTLADRLIQECGAIEDRKMSDQVMDTMDIEKERGITIKAQSVRLTYKKDGKEYILNLIDTPGHVDFSYEVSRSLASSEGALLVVDASQGVEAQTIANVYIALENDLELIPVINKIDLPAADPERVKADIENTIGLDCTDAIEVSAKTGQGIKELLDAIIERIPAPSGDPSAPTKALIYDSWFDSYLGALALVRVFEGEIKKGQEVLVMGTGKTHEVIDLMYPHPINPQKTDAIKTGEIGIVVMGLKNIGDVQVGDTITDAKNPTPEPIEGFEEAKPFVFAGLYPIDTDKFEDLREALNKLKLNDAAIAFEPETSAALGFGFRVGFLGLLHMEVVKERLEREFGLDLIATAPTVTYQVKKTDGETIEIQNPSELPPPQEIDTIYEPYVKATIITPTEFLGNVLNLLSEKRGVQLKMDYITQDRVMLEYEIPMNEIVMDFYDKLKTVTKGYASFDYEPSGYKEGDLVKLDIRVAGEVVDALSIIVPKEKAQYKGRELVKKMKELVPRQLFEVAIQASIGNKIIARETVSAMRKNVTAKCYGGDITRKRKLLEKQKEGKKRMKAIGKVQLPQEAFLSVLKID from the coding sequence ATGGAAAATATACGAAACTTCTCCATCATCGCACACATCGATCACGGCAAAAGTACCCTTGCCGATCGCCTGATCCAAGAGTGTGGGGCTATTGAAGACAGAAAGATGAGCGATCAGGTGATGGATACGATGGATATAGAAAAAGAGCGCGGCATCACCATCAAAGCGCAAAGCGTGCGACTCACCTACAAAAAAGATGGCAAAGAGTATATCCTCAATCTCATCGATACACCGGGACACGTGGATTTTAGCTACGAAGTGAGCAGATCTTTAGCTTCCAGTGAGGGGGCTCTGCTGGTGGTAGATGCAAGCCAAGGTGTCGAAGCACAGACGATTGCCAATGTCTATATTGCACTGGAAAATGATCTTGAACTCATTCCTGTCATCAATAAAATCGATTTGCCTGCAGCTGATCCAGAAAGAGTGAAAGCCGATATTGAAAATACCATCGGACTTGACTGTACCGATGCAATTGAAGTAAGTGCCAAAACAGGGCAGGGGATCAAAGAGCTCCTTGATGCCATCATTGAGCGAATTCCGGCCCCTTCAGGCGATCCATCGGCTCCTACAAAAGCGCTTATCTATGATAGCTGGTTCGATAGCTATCTGGGGGCCCTTGCATTGGTTCGAGTATTTGAAGGAGAGATCAAAAAAGGACAAGAAGTCCTTGTCATGGGAACAGGAAAAACCCATGAAGTAATCGATCTCATGTATCCGCATCCCATCAACCCTCAAAAAACTGATGCGATAAAAACGGGTGAAATCGGCATCGTTGTAATGGGGTTGAAAAACATTGGTGATGTACAGGTGGGGGATACGATTACGGATGCAAAAAATCCAACACCAGAGCCGATAGAGGGTTTTGAAGAGGCAAAACCTTTTGTATTTGCGGGGTTGTATCCCATCGATACGGACAAATTTGAAGATTTGCGAGAAGCCCTCAATAAACTCAAACTCAATGATGCCGCTATTGCTTTTGAACCAGAGACTTCGGCTGCTCTTGGATTTGGATTTCGTGTCGGGTTTTTGGGTCTTTTGCATATGGAGGTTGTCAAAGAGCGGTTGGAGAGAGAGTTTGGGCTTGATCTCATAGCTACGGCCCCTACAGTGACGTATCAAGTCAAAAAAACCGATGGTGAGACTATCGAGATTCAAAATCCAAGCGAACTGCCGCCTCCCCAAGAGATCGATACGATTTATGAACCCTATGTGAAAGCGACGATCATCACGCCGACTGAGTTTTTGGGAAATGTACTCAATCTTTTAAGCGAAAAAAGAGGCGTTCAGCTGAAGATGGACTATATCACGCAAGATCGAGTGATGCTTGAGTATGAGATCCCGATGAATGAGATCGTGATGGATTTCTATGACAAACTCAAAACTGTCACGAAAGGGTATGCAAGTTTTGATTATGAACCAAGTGGATATAAAGAGGGAGATCTTGTTAAACTTGATATCCGAGTAGCGGGAGAAGTGGTGGATGCGCTTTCCATCATCGTTCCAAAAGAGAAGGCCCAATATAAGGGAAGAGAACTTGTCAAAAAGATGAAAGAGCTGGTCCCTAGACAGCTTTTTGAAGTAGCGATTCAAGCAAGTATAGGTAACAAGATCATTGCTCGCGAGACTGTGAGTGCGATGCGAAAAAATGTTACTGCCAAATGTTACGGCGGGGATATTACAAGAAAACGAAAGCTGCTTGAGAAACAAAAAGAGGGGAAAAAGCGTATGAAGGCTATCGGAAAGGTACAACTGCCGCAAGAAGCCTTCTTGAGCGTTTTAAAAATTGACTGA
- a CDS encoding ComF family protein: MRCLVCQDFSWQIICRTCQTTLLKPTIKRRKIFDQFEVISFYEYSEIAPLLHTKHHYIGASVFTIMARNSFVHFAQHFDQKATAIAIDDRIERSGYSHTAILAHALKSAMIQVCYGALQAKHDVSYSGKSLQYRLQHPRGFQYKGPKDDIILVDDIVTTGTTLQEAYSAAKREGANPLFALTLADAQETETI, from the coding sequence ATGCGCTGTCTTGTATGCCAGGATTTTTCCTGGCAGATCATTTGTAGAACTTGTCAAACCACTCTTCTAAAGCCCACAATAAAACGAAGAAAAATCTTTGATCAATTTGAAGTGATCAGTTTTTATGAGTATAGTGAAATAGCCCCTTTGTTGCATACAAAACACCACTATATCGGCGCTTCAGTTTTTACAATCATGGCTAGAAATTCATTTGTACATTTTGCACAACATTTTGATCAAAAAGCTACTGCTATAGCGATTGATGATCGAATCGAAAGGAGTGGATATTCCCATACTGCCATTTTGGCGCATGCTCTCAAGAGTGCAATGATTCAAGTTTGCTATGGAGCGTTGCAAGCGAAACATGATGTGAGTTATTCTGGAAAATCGTTACAGTATCGATTGCAACATCCACGAGGTTTTCAATATAAAGGTCCAAAAGATGATATCATCTTGGTTGATGATATTGTTACAACGGGAACGACATTACAAGAAGCGTACAGTGCAGCAAAAAGAGAAGGGGCAAATCCCCTTTTTGCTTTGACGTTGGCGGATGCTCAAGAGACAGAAACGATATAG
- a CDS encoding MBL fold metallo-hydrolase, whose protein sequence is MSSLLIPFVALSTFAASYSLTPLKITPHVYCFFGKNEIPNKHNNGNISNSCFVILKNGVAVFDTGPTYMYAKEEVTQIRKITPKKIKYVINSHYHDDHILGNSYYATLGVRIYGTKEIEHKYQNTTNTRMQQHITKESYKDTQLVLPTHYVTKSITLDNELQVIPIPHPAHTKSDLIAFYPKERVVFAGDIIFNDRLPSIRDGDIEGWLKAIDFILSLKPKYIIGGHGMKYDTKAYIFTKEYLQQLRKEFKKAIEDGIELDEVTTKITLPQYKNMKLYKELHRKNVFKAYQIYEWEEE, encoded by the coding sequence GTGAGCTCGTTATTAATACCTTTCGTCGCTCTATCTACTTTTGCAGCATCCTATAGTTTAACTCCACTCAAGATAACACCTCATGTCTACTGCTTCTTTGGAAAAAATGAAATACCCAATAAGCACAATAACGGCAACATCAGTAATAGCTGTTTTGTGATATTAAAAAATGGCGTTGCGGTATTTGATACAGGTCCAACCTATATGTATGCCAAAGAGGAAGTTACACAGATTCGAAAAATAACACCTAAGAAAATAAAATATGTTATTAACTCACACTATCACGATGATCATATCTTAGGAAACTCTTATTATGCTACGCTTGGCGTACGAATATACGGTACGAAAGAGATAGAACACAAGTATCAAAATACTACGAATACGAGAATGCAACAGCATATCACCAAAGAGTCATACAAAGATACACAACTCGTGTTACCAACACACTATGTGACTAAGTCCATCACTCTTGACAATGAACTCCAAGTCATACCAATTCCCCATCCAGCTCATACAAAATCGGATCTCATAGCTTTCTATCCAAAAGAACGGGTTGTGTTTGCAGGGGATATTATATTCAATGATAGGCTCCCTTCCATTCGCGATGGTGATATAGAAGGCTGGCTTAAAGCAATCGATTTCATTCTTTCTCTCAAACCAAAATACATTATTGGGGGACATGGTATGAAATATGACACTAAAGCATATATCTTTACAAAAGAGTATCTACAACAACTAAGAAAAGAGTTCAAGAAAGCGATAGAAGATGGCATTGAGCTTGACGAAGTTACTACAAAAATCACATTACCACAATATAAAAATATGAAACTTTATAAAGAATTACATAGAAAAAATGTATTCAAGGCGTATCAGATTTACGAATGGGAAGAGGAGTAG
- a CDS encoding radical SAM protein, with protein MSIIFGPVNSRRFGLSLGIDLSPVQKSCNFDCLYCELEPAKQADTISNPPTVQEVIQETQKALTEFSDIDVITVTANGEPTLYSYLNKLVERLNEIKKNKKLLILSNASRINEPSIQEILTKFDIVKLSLDSANQRTFRRLDRPLKGIEIQDIIKGMIEFRKIYKGFFVIEILVVQGINDKPEEFEALNAILQHIKPDRIDIGTVDRPPAYKVEPVSYEKLFDLSRKIHNLPVTIVSRKKDQSFALHLDEKEIVNLISHRPLTLDDVETLFDKTTRKYFQKLLDTGKLSLRKVGNISFIKLQ; from the coding sequence ATGAGTATCATTTTCGGTCCAGTAAATTCCAGGAGGTTTGGTCTCTCTCTTGGGATTGATCTTTCTCCTGTACAAAAATCGTGCAATTTTGACTGCCTCTATTGTGAACTTGAACCCGCAAAGCAAGCTGATACAATTTCCAACCCTCCAACTGTTCAAGAAGTCATACAAGAGACCCAAAAAGCTTTAACAGAATTTAGCGATATCGATGTCATTACCGTTACTGCTAATGGAGAGCCAACATTGTACTCTTATCTTAACAAACTGGTTGAGAGACTCAACGAAATCAAAAAGAATAAAAAACTGCTCATCCTCTCCAATGCCAGTCGTATCAATGAGCCATCCATACAAGAAATACTCACAAAATTTGATATCGTCAAACTCTCTTTGGATAGCGCCAATCAAAGAACTTTCAGACGGCTTGATCGTCCTTTAAAGGGTATCGAAATCCAAGATATTATTAAAGGTATGATCGAGTTTCGAAAGATCTATAAAGGTTTTTTTGTTATAGAGATTTTAGTGGTACAAGGCATCAACGATAAACCTGAAGAATTTGAAGCACTCAATGCAATCCTGCAACACATAAAACCAGATCGCATCGACATAGGTACAGTGGACCGTCCCCCCGCCTATAAAGTGGAACCAGTAAGCTATGAAAAGCTCTTTGATCTCTCAAGAAAGATTCATAATCTCCCAGTTACTATCGTTTCTCGAAAAAAAGATCAATCCTTTGCACTACACCTTGATGAAAAAGAGATTGTGAATCTTATTTCTCATAGACCATTGACACTGGATGATGTTGAAACTTTATTTGACAAAACGACAAGAAAGTATTTTCAAAAATTACTGGATACCGGTAAACTGTCTCTACGAAAAGTAGGAAATATTTCATTTATAAAATTGCAATAG
- the hemE gene encoding uroporphyrinogen decarboxylase, translating to MVFIDACFRKKTPYTPIWMMRQAGRYLPEYMEVRNKAGDFLTLCKNPEMAAEVTLQPVEILDVDAAILFSDILVIPLEMGMDLRFEKGEGPVFSKPVRTWEDLESLYEFPEERLGYVYETIKIVRKKLPKNKALIGFSGAPWTLATYMVEGSGSKTYAAIKKLIYTDPEFMHALMIKITEAVKAYLVKQIESGVNAVQIFDSWASALEKEKFFEFSWDYMVDIAEFLKEHYPEIPVILFPKGIAGYLDDIYGKFDVFGVDWGTPIDLAKEKLGNRYVLQGNMEPTRLYSKEAIKEGVEKIIAVMGAKEGHIFNLGHGMLPDLPVENAKYLVELVHDLTRR from the coding sequence ATGGTATTTATCGATGCATGTTTTCGAAAAAAAACACCCTATACACCTATTTGGATGATGCGTCAGGCTGGACGCTATTTGCCTGAATATATGGAAGTACGAAACAAGGCGGGAGATTTTTTAACGCTTTGTAAAAATCCTGAAATGGCTGCTGAAGTCACACTACAACCCGTAGAAATACTTGATGTCGATGCAGCTATTTTGTTTAGCGATATTTTGGTCATTCCACTTGAAATGGGAATGGATCTTCGCTTTGAAAAAGGCGAAGGTCCTGTATTTAGCAAACCTGTAAGAACATGGGAGGATTTGGAAAGTCTCTATGAATTTCCGGAAGAGCGTCTTGGATATGTCTATGAAACAATAAAGATAGTACGAAAAAAACTGCCAAAAAACAAAGCCCTTATAGGTTTTAGTGGAGCCCCATGGACACTGGCTACCTATATGGTTGAGGGAAGCGGATCAAAAACCTACGCAGCGATCAAAAAACTGATCTACACCGACCCGGAATTCATGCATGCACTCATGATCAAGATTACAGAAGCAGTGAAAGCGTACCTTGTAAAACAGATTGAATCTGGTGTCAATGCAGTGCAGATTTTTGACAGCTGGGCAAGCGCACTGGAAAAAGAGAAGTTTTTTGAGTTTAGCTGGGATTATATGGTTGATATCGCAGAATTTTTGAAAGAGCATTATCCTGAAATTCCTGTCATTCTTTTCCCAAAAGGAATTGCAGGATACTTGGATGATATCTATGGAAAATTTGACGTGTTTGGCGTTGACTGGGGAACACCGATAGACTTAGCGAAAGAAAAACTCGGCAATCGATATGTATTACAAGGAAACATGGAGCCAACGAGACTCTACTCCAAAGAGGCTATTAAAGAGGGGGTAGAAAAAATTATAGCAGTGATGGGAGCCAAAGAGGGGCATATTTTCAACCTTGGTCATGGAATGCTTCCAGATCTTCCAGTCGAAAACGCCAAATACCTTGTAGAGCTTGTCCACGATTTGACACGACGATGA
- a CDS encoding YqhA family protein, with the protein MKWLEQIFENGLWQSRLFIILAVIFGMIGAIVLFIVASIDIYNVAAYSINVLLAHAHPHNFHERIVGDIIGAVDLYLIAVVMLLFSFGLYELFISKIDAAENSESSKILQIHSLDQLKDKLAKVIVMVLIVSFFKRVLHTEFHGALEMLYFAGSIFALAIALYFLHKGSEQH; encoded by the coding sequence ATGAAATGGCTTGAACAAATCTTTGAAAATGGCCTATGGCAGAGTAGACTTTTTATCATATTAGCCGTCATTTTTGGGATGATTGGAGCAATCGTTTTATTTATTGTTGCAAGTATCGACATCTACAATGTAGCGGCCTATTCCATCAATGTCCTCCTTGCTCATGCTCATCCGCACAATTTTCATGAAAGAATCGTAGGCGATATTATAGGGGCGGTAGATTTGTATCTCATTGCCGTTGTTATGCTGCTTTTTAGTTTTGGACTCTATGAACTTTTTATCTCCAAAATTGATGCAGCAGAAAATAGTGAGAGCTCCAAAATACTGCAGATTCACAGCCTTGATCAACTCAAAGACAAGCTAGCAAAAGTGATCGTAATGGTCCTCATCGTCAGCTTTTTTAAACGTGTGCTGCATACGGAATTTCATGGTGCTTTGGAAATGCTCTATTTTGCAGGTTCCATCTTCGCACTGGCTATCGCTCTATATTTTTTGCATAAAGGCTCAGAACAACACTAA
- a CDS encoding aspartate-semialdehyde dehydrogenase yields MRKVNVAVVGATGAVGEEMLRVMEEVDFPVAKLVPLASARSAGSEVEYKGESVVVKELTETVFEEEEIEIALFSAGGSVSAHYAPFAAEAGAVVIDNTSHFRMDPEVPLVVPEVNPEDIAAWKNKGIIANPNCSTIQMVQALKPLDDVFGIKRVDVATYQATSGAGKSAMEELVMQMKDFFAFKLDESEHKKFPHQIALNVIPQIDKFMDNGYTKEEMKMVNETKKIMHKNIEVSATCVRVPVLRGHSEAVTVWFEKDIDADAAREALYNGKNIVVVDNPQNNEYPMPIMVVDKDETYVGRIRKDVYRDNVLHMWVVADNLRVGAATNAVRIALKWLEMEEA; encoded by the coding sequence ATGAGGAAAGTTAATGTGGCAGTAGTCGGTGCTACAGGAGCCGTCGGCGAAGAGATGCTTCGCGTTATGGAGGAGGTCGATTTTCCTGTAGCAAAACTTGTTCCACTGGCAAGCGCAAGAAGTGCCGGAAGTGAAGTAGAATATAAAGGCGAATCCGTCGTTGTCAAAGAGTTGACCGAAACAGTATTTGAAGAAGAAGAGATTGAGATAGCCCTTTTTAGTGCAGGAGGAAGCGTATCGGCTCATTATGCACCCTTTGCAGCAGAAGCGGGAGCAGTGGTGATCGACAATACAAGCCACTTTCGAATGGATCCGGAAGTTCCACTGGTCGTTCCAGAAGTTAACCCTGAAGATATCGCTGCTTGGAAGAATAAAGGGATCATTGCCAATCCAAACTGTTCAACGATCCAGATGGTACAGGCTTTGAAGCCGCTTGATGATGTATTTGGAATCAAACGGGTTGATGTAGCCACATATCAGGCAACAAGCGGAGCCGGCAAAAGCGCAATGGAAGAGCTTGTTATGCAGATGAAAGATTTTTTTGCTTTTAAACTGGATGAGAGTGAACACAAAAAGTTTCCTCACCAAATAGCACTCAATGTTATTCCGCAAATCGATAAGTTTATGGATAATGGCTATACAAAAGAAGAGATGAAGATGGTCAATGAGACCAAAAAAATCATGCACAAAAATATCGAAGTAAGTGCTACATGTGTACGCGTACCAGTTCTTAGGGGACACAGTGAAGCAGTTACTGTGTGGTTTGAAAAAGACATCGATGCAGATGCAGCAAGAGAAGCACTCTACAATGGCAAAAATATCGTAGTCGTAGACAATCCACAAAACAATGAATATCCTATGCCTATCATGGTAGTGGATAAAGATGAAACCTATGTAGGTAGAATCAGAAAAGATGTGTACAGAGACAATGTCTTGCATATGTGGGTTGTAGCAGACAACCTAAGAGTTGGTGCGGCAACGAATGCTGTACGAATTGCACTCAAATGGCTGGAGATGGAAGAAGCATGA
- the gyrA gene encoding DNA gyrase subunit A: MADLFEKNQDIQEIDIEESVKSSYLDYSMSVIIGRALPDARDGLKPVHRRILYAMNELGLTSRAAYKKSARIVGDVIGKYHPHGDSAVYEALVRMAQDFSMRIPLVDGQGNFGSIDGDNAAAMRYTEARMTPLAEELLRDIDKDTVDFIPNYDDTLSEPDVLPSRVPNLLLNGSSGIAVGMATNIPPHRLDELIDALVLLIDNPQAELNEVMQFVQGPDFPTGGIIFGKQGILNAYKTGRGRIKVRAKTHIEKVKNKEIIVIDEIPYQVNKARLIEQIAQMVREKQLEGISEIRDESDREGIRVVIELKKDVMSDIILNNLYKSTQMEVTFGIILLAIVNKEPKVFTLLELLHLFLNHRRTIVIRRTIYELEKAKARAHILEGLLKALDNIDEVIATIKASEDTPTARINLMEKFELTEIQANAILDMKLQRLTGLEREKLENEYKALMEEIERLSAILKSEAKLNEIIKEELLEIKEKFTTPRLTEIVESYEEIDIEDLIPNEPMVVTITHRGYIKRVPLKQYEKQKRGGKGKTAITTYEDDFIEDFFISNTHDTLMFVTDRGQLYWLKVYKIPEAGRTAKGKAVVNLLQLQPDEKIKAVIPTTDFSEDKSLAFFTKNGIVKRTNLAEFSNIRNIGIRAITLDEDDELVQAKIVKPETKWLFIITKKGMCIRFPVNDVREMGRSARGVTGIRFKHEGDFVVGAETIASEEQELLTVSEKGIGKRTEAKEYREQSRGGKGVIAMKLTHRTGDIVGVVTVENNKDLMVLTSSGKMIRVDMESIRKAGRNTSGVMIVRLESGDKVVSIAKCPKEEEEEINEES, translated from the coding sequence ATGGCAGATCTATTTGAAAAGAACCAAGACATCCAAGAGATCGATATAGAAGAGTCCGTTAAAAGTAGTTACCTTGACTACTCGATGAGTGTTATTATCGGTCGGGCTTTACCTGATGCTAGAGATGGACTCAAACCTGTACATAGACGAATCCTCTATGCGATGAATGAACTGGGACTCACAAGTCGAGCCGCATATAAAAAGAGTGCGAGGATTGTAGGAGATGTTATCGGTAAGTATCACCCGCATGGAGATAGCGCCGTCTACGAAGCACTTGTAAGAATGGCACAAGATTTCAGCATGCGTATCCCTCTTGTAGATGGACAAGGGAACTTTGGTTCCATCGACGGTGACAATGCTGCAGCGATGCGATACACAGAAGCTCGTATGACTCCACTGGCTGAAGAACTCCTCAGAGATATCGACAAAGACACCGTCGATTTCATTCCAAACTATGATGATACCCTGAGTGAGCCAGATGTTTTACCAAGCCGCGTCCCAAACCTCTTGCTGAACGGCTCAAGTGGGATTGCTGTTGGGATGGCAACCAATATCCCTCCCCATAGACTCGATGAACTTATCGATGCTCTCGTTTTGCTCATCGACAATCCACAAGCAGAATTGAATGAAGTGATGCAATTCGTTCAAGGACCAGATTTTCCAACAGGCGGTATCATCTTTGGAAAGCAGGGAATCTTAAATGCTTATAAAACAGGACGAGGAAGGATAAAAGTCCGGGCTAAAACCCATATCGAAAAAGTCAAAAACAAAGAAATTATCGTTATCGATGAAATCCCGTACCAAGTCAACAAAGCCAGGCTCATTGAACAGATCGCCCAGATGGTAAGAGAAAAGCAGCTTGAAGGAATCAGTGAAATCCGAGATGAAAGTGATAGAGAAGGCATTCGGGTTGTGATTGAACTCAAAAAAGATGTGATGAGCGATATTATCCTCAACAATCTTTACAAATCGACGCAAATGGAAGTGACATTTGGCATCATTTTGCTTGCCATCGTCAATAAAGAGCCAAAAGTTTTTACGCTTTTGGAACTGCTCCATCTTTTCCTCAACCACAGACGAACTATAGTCATTCGACGAACTATTTATGAGCTTGAAAAAGCAAAAGCAAGAGCACATATCTTAGAGGGACTTTTAAAAGCCCTTGATAATATCGATGAAGTGATAGCCACTATCAAAGCAAGTGAAGATACACCTACTGCTCGCATCAATTTAATGGAAAAATTTGAACTTACCGAAATCCAGGCCAATGCCATCTTAGATATGAAACTGCAGCGCCTCACAGGACTTGAGAGAGAAAAACTAGAAAACGAGTATAAAGCGCTTATGGAAGAGATAGAAAGACTCAGTGCCATTTTAAAAAGTGAAGCAAAGCTCAATGAGATCATCAAAGAGGAGCTTCTTGAAATTAAAGAGAAATTTACCACTCCACGCCTCACGGAAATCGTAGAAAGCTACGAAGAGATCGATATAGAAGATCTTATCCCGAATGAACCGATGGTAGTAACCATCACGCATAGAGGTTATATTAAACGGGTTCCACTAAAACAGTATGAAAAACAAAAAAGAGGCGGCAAAGGAAAAACAGCTATCACCACGTATGAAGACGATTTTATTGAGGACTTCTTCATCTCCAATACCCACGATACTTTGATGTTTGTGACAGACAGAGGGCAACTCTATTGGCTCAAAGTCTATAAAATCCCGGAAGCCGGTCGAACTGCCAAAGGAAAAGCTGTTGTTAATCTCTTGCAACTTCAACCAGATGAGAAGATCAAAGCTGTTATTCCCACAACCGATTTCAGTGAAGATAAATCCTTGGCATTCTTTACCAAAAACGGAATTGTCAAAAGAACAAATCTGGCTGAATTTAGCAATATCAGAAATATCGGTATTCGAGCCATTACACTGGATGAGGATGATGAACTGGTTCAAGCCAAAATCGTTAAACCTGAGACAAAATGGCTCTTTATTATCACCAAAAAAGGGATGTGTATCCGCTTTCCTGTGAACGATGTACGTGAAATGGGCAGAAGTGCTCGAGGAGTTACAGGCATCCGCTTCAAACATGAAGGTGATTTCGTTGTAGGAGCTGAAACGATTGCAAGTGAAGAGCAAGAGCTTCTCACTGTCAGTGAAAAAGGGATAGGAAAACGAACAGAAGCAAAAGAGTATCGTGAACAGTCCCGAGGGGGCAAAGGTGTTATCGCTATGAAGCTCACTCACAGAACAGGGGATATTGTCGGAGTTGTTACGGTTGAAAACAACAAAGACCTTATGGTGCTCACATCCAGTGGAAAAATGATACGAGTGGATATGGAAAGTATCCGAAAAGCTGGACGAAATACGAGTGGTGTCATGATTGTTCGATTAGAAAGCGGCGATAAAGTAGTCAGCATTGCCAAGTGTCCAAAAGAAGAAGAGGAGGAAATCAATGAGGAAAGTTAA